The following proteins are co-located in the Colletotrichum lupini chromosome 4, complete sequence genome:
- a CDS encoding CFEM domain-containing protein, with protein MAFPPKAVIGRMENVGYRRKRWSGPTCPHPEGYFAISAVACTTTPRPPRRLIRAVPSSIFVILPSENHIIVAMKPYLILLSFLASLPLVYGLYDDVPDCALPCLFEPLDYTSCQFRNSTCLCEDMNYNMAVIHCVRVQCSVQQALITKNRTWQDCGFAYHDEGVSIAWVPSFLFAMVTLFFAMRLATKWIGLSTWGLDDTTITFAYVMMIAFLVATHLGRQEGFGKDIWTLTVDQITNFIRGFFAFEIVYSVTLAVIKASILFLYIRIFGALTETFRRILWATHIFNIVVCVTFVIVNLNQCKPLSYFWFGWDGRHPGYCIDLSAMALSHAAINIALDLWMLVLPATQIYKLNLQKRQKAGIMSMFGVGIFITIVSAVRLRSVAQFNKSWNPTYDFFGLALWSHIELCVGTIVACMPAARALVRRLFPELLYVTNISTNRTSTRASGNVKIVSQDIATIATDDLPESSTANSTKKDSFATLTPDRVPLRRLTTSDSLLQISPSDRDRSLYGDSQKGSKLSDW; from the exons ATGGCCTTCCCACCCAAGGCAGTCATAGGTCGGATGGAAAACGTGGGATACCGTAGAAAGCGT TGGTCTGGGCCGACTTGTCCGCACCCGGAAGGCTACTTTGCCATCTCCGCTGTGGCTTGCACGACGACGCCCCGTCCTCCCCGGCGGCTGATCCGAGCCGTACCCTCATCCATATTTGTTATCCTTCCCAG CGAAAACCATATCATTGTTGCGATGAAGCCATATCTTATTTTACTATCTTTCTTGGCGAGCCTGCCATTAGTGTATGGCCTCTACGATGATGTGCCAGATTGCGCA TTACCATGCCTATTCGAACCCCTCGACTATACATCATGCCAGTTCAGAAATTCGACATGTCTCTGCGAAGACATGAACTATAACATGGCTGTGATCCATTGCGTTCGGGTCCAGTGCAGCGTGCAGCAAGCTTTGA TCACGAAGAATCGAACATGGCAAGACTGCGGATTCGCTTATCATGATGAAGGCGTTTCCATCGCATGGGTTCCGTCATTTCTCTTCGCAATGGTGACACTATTTTTTGCCATGCGACTGGCGACGAAATGGATAGGTTTATCGACTTGGGGGTTGGACGATACGACCATTACCTTTGCATAC GTAATGATGATTGCGTTCTTGGTCGCCACACATCTTGGACGGCAAGAGGGATTCGGAAAAGACATTTGGACGCTCACGGTGGATCAGATTACAAATTTCATCAGG GGCTTCTTCGCTTTTGAGATTGTCTACTCTGTGACCCTTGCCGTTATCAAAGCGTCGATACTATTCCTCTACATACGCATCTTCGGAGCACTCACCGAGACTTTCCGCCGAATCTTGTGGGCGACGCACATCTTCAATATTGTTGTGTGCGTCACATTTGTCATTGTCAACTTGAACCAATGCAAACCTCTCAGCTACTTTTGGTTTGGATGGGATGGCAGACATCCCGGCTATTGCATTGACTTGTCGGCCATGGCTCTCTCTCATGCGGCCATCAACATCGCTCTTGATCTCTGGATGCTGGTTCTACCAGCCACGCAGATCTACAAGCTCAACCTGCAGAAGAGGCAGAAAGCCGGTATTATGTCCATGTTTGGCGTTGGCATCTT CATCACTATTGTCAGTGCCGTTCGCTTGCGCAGTGTAGCACAGTTCAACAAATCATGGAACCCAACCT ACGACTTCTTTGGCCTGGCACTATGGTCCCACATCGAGCTTTGCGTTGGAACAATCGTGGCATGCATGCCAGCAGCCCGAGCTCTCGTCCGACGACTCTTCCCCGAGCTACTCTACGTCACCAATATCTCCACAAATAGAACTTCCACCAGAGCTTCCGGCAACGTCAAGATTGTGTCTCAGGACATTGCGACCATTGCGACGGATGATCTCCCCGAGAGCTCGACAGCGAATTCTACGAAGAAGGACTCGTTCGCTACCCTGACGCCCGACCGGGTTCCGCTAAGGCGATTGACTACGAGCGATAGCTTGTTGCAAATCTCTCCCAGCGATCGTGATCGCTCGTTGTACGGAGACTCACAGAAAGGAAGCAAACTCAGTGATTGGTAA
- a CDS encoding peptidase family M28, whose protein sequence is MAKFGDPGFKIHRVMGQWLTLVAYHIADDVIIPWDLPNAGRVLRNHYEDLNETVAGDYPSLSLSPIHDAITEFETAAERIATVAKQALAFNNTALIDVINGKYRDFSRGFASAGGLPGRPTFHNVISAPGLDNGYGADVFPAVQDSLSSGNETQAQEWVEKSASAISRAAEILGI, encoded by the coding sequence ATGGCAAAGTTTGGAGACCCAGGCTTCAAGATTCATCGGGTAATGGGCCAGTGGCTCACCTTGGTCGCATATCACATCGCCGATGATGTGATTATCCCCTGGGATCTGCCCAATGCCGGACGCGTGCTACGAAACCATTACGAGGATCTCAATGAGACCGTCGCCGGGGACTATCCCAGCCTAAGTCTATCACCCATCCACGACGCGATTACCGAGTTCGAGACCGCAGCCGAGCGCATCGCCACAGTGGCCAAACAAGCCCTCGCTTTCAACAACACTGCCCTCATCGACGTTATCAACGGCAAGTACCGAGATTTCTCGCGTGGCTTCGCAAGCGCCGGCGGTCTCCCTGGACGCCCGACATTCCACAATGTCATAAGTGCTCCCGGTCTCGATAACGGCTACGGCGCCGATGTCTTTCCCGCCGTACAGGATAGTCTGAGCTCTGGCAATGAGACGCAGGCCCAAGAATGGGTAGAGAAGAGCGCATCTGCAATCTCCCGCGCAGCAGAGATCCTTGGCATCTGA